In Chryseobacterium viscerum, one DNA window encodes the following:
- the tsf gene encoding translation elongation factor Ts: MSYTPAAADVAKLRNQTGAGMMDCKKALVEAEGDFEKAVDILRKKGQKVAANRADRESAEGAVIARVNEDNTLGVVISLNCETDFVAKNEAFIELAYELAEMAIFAATKEELLATDFHGMTVAEKLVEQTGVIGEKIEIGSFERIQGDFLGAYIHAGNKIAAISSLSAKVEGADEAAKAVSMQVAAMNPIALDETRVSQETIDKELEIERHKLTEEGKPANIIDNILKGKMQRFYKDNTLVHQDFIKDGSISVADYVKSVNADLKVTGFVRVSL, translated from the coding sequence ATGTCTTATACACCAGCTGCTGCAGACGTAGCAAAATTGAGAAACCAAACAGGTGCAGGTATGATGGACTGCAAGAAAGCTCTAGTTGAAGCTGAAGGAGACTTCGAAAAAGCGGTAGATATCCTTAGAAAAAAAGGACAGAAAGTTGCTGCTAACAGAGCTGACAGAGAATCTGCTGAAGGTGCAGTAATCGCAAGAGTAAACGAAGACAACACTTTAGGTGTAGTAATCTCTCTAAACTGCGAAACTGACTTCGTTGCTAAAAATGAAGCGTTCATCGAACTAGCTTATGAATTAGCTGAAATGGCAATTTTTGCTGCTACTAAAGAAGAGCTTTTAGCTACAGATTTCCACGGAATGACTGTTGCTGAAAAATTAGTTGAGCAAACAGGAGTTATCGGTGAGAAAATTGAAATCGGATCTTTCGAAAGAATTCAGGGAGATTTCTTAGGAGCTTATATCCACGCTGGAAACAAAATTGCTGCAATCTCTTCTCTTTCTGCTAAAGTAGAAGGAGCTGACGAAGCTGCTAAAGCTGTTTCTATGCAGGTTGCTGCTATGAACCCAATCGCTTTGGACGAAACAAGAGTTTCTCAGGAAACTATTGATAAAGAATTAGAGATCGAAAGACACAAACTTACTGAAGAAGGTAAGCCTGCAAATATTATCGATAATATCCTTAAAGGTAAAATGCAGAGATTCTACAAAGACAATACTTTGGTACACCAGGATTTCATTAAAGACGGAAGTATCTCAGTTGCTGACTATGTAAAATCTGTAAACGCAGATCTAAAAGTAACAGGATTTGTAAGAGTAAGCTTATAA
- a CDS encoding DUF6759 domain-containing protein: protein MKKILFLLFICIFSLGFSQKKKKTKSKAVVEKETVIIYTEQEAEISKEARVIAGFLKQNPGHAKTDYFKRKLIDIIMAGNSPEAKPTIRPISKEKIENIVKNNELNSGKTMAANKTYTANGKPVSNNTAAAIEALKEERRTTTFASVGSAGSAKSAGTSKAGPSEENKKTAAMLTHLFNNDINKNEAYINIKNRSSCNLIVKISGKKYYNLSVPARGENFILVDKGEYVMTTMVCDAKYSALKKISQDIEIALNVAD, encoded by the coding sequence ATGAAAAAAATCTTATTCCTTCTATTTATATGCATTTTCTCACTTGGTTTTTCCCAAAAAAAGAAAAAAACAAAATCTAAAGCTGTTGTTGAAAAAGAAACTGTAATTATCTATACAGAGCAGGAAGCCGAGATTTCAAAAGAAGCCAGAGTAATTGCTGGCTTTTTGAAACAGAATCCGGGGCATGCTAAAACAGATTATTTTAAAAGAAAACTGATTGATATTATCATGGCAGGTAATTCTCCTGAAGCAAAACCTACGATCAGACCAATCAGCAAAGAAAAAATTGAAAACATCGTTAAGAATAATGAGTTGAACAGCGGTAAAACCATGGCTGCAAATAAAACCTATACAGCCAATGGCAAGCCTGTTTCAAATAATACCGCTGCCGCTATTGAAGCCTTAAAAGAAGAAAGGAGAACAACTACCTTTGCTTCGGTAGGCTCTGCAGGCTCAGCAAAAAGTGCTGGTACTTCTAAAGCCGGGCCTAGTGAAGAAAATAAAAAAACAGCAGCAATGCTTACCCATCTTTTTAATAATGATATCAACAAAAATGAAGCATATATCAATATTAAAAACAGATCTTCATGTAATCTTATTGTAAAGATAAGCGGTAAAAAATATTATAATCTGAGTGTTCCTGCAAGAGGAGAGAATTTTATTCTGGTAGATAAAGGAGAATATGTTATGACAACAATGGTATGTGACGCCAAGTATTCTGCTTTGAAAAAGATTAGCCAGGATATTGAAATTGCACTTAATGTTGCAGATTAG
- the gltX gene encoding glutamate--tRNA ligase, giving the protein MEKVRVRFAPSPTGPLHLGGVRTALYDYLFAKNQGGEFVLRIEDTDTARYVEGAEEYIEEALEWCGIIPDESPKKGGKFAPYRQSERRDIYDRYTEQILKTDYAYIAFDTAEELDAIRAQYEAKGDVFSYDNKTRNSLRNSLTLSEEEVEALLLNKTPYVVRFKMPVDRVLNLEDIIRGKFSVNTNTLDDKVLVKNDGMPTYHFANIIDDHEMEISHVIRGEEWLPSLGLHTLLYEAMQWEAPQFAHLSLILKPEGKGKLSKRDGDKFGFPVFPLDFKDPATGVVSKGYRENGYLPDAFINMVALLGWSPADDKEILPLEEMIKEFDLHKVHKAGARFSKEKSEWFNHQYIQVKSDEELLQILKKTDIDFAGASDEKLLKVIHLMKERATFPKDIYENGKFFFEAPASYDEKASKKAWNDETSAILAELASAFGSTDFTAETLKHTMHDFAESKGLGMGKVMMPLRLALVGELKGPDVPDILETLGKEESTSRINNAINNFK; this is encoded by the coding sequence ATGGAGAAAGTAAGAGTACGTTTTGCTCCAAGTCCTACAGGGCCATTACATTTGGGAGGCGTAAGAACCGCATTATATGATTATCTTTTTGCTAAAAATCAAGGAGGAGAATTTGTATTGAGAATAGAAGATACAGATACTGCCAGATATGTAGAAGGTGCTGAAGAATATATTGAAGAAGCTTTGGAATGGTGCGGAATCATCCCGGATGAAAGTCCTAAGAAAGGAGGAAAGTTTGCTCCTTACAGACAATCTGAAAGAAGAGACATCTATGACCGATATACAGAGCAGATCTTAAAAACAGATTATGCTTACATCGCTTTCGATACAGCTGAAGAATTGGATGCCATTCGTGCACAGTACGAAGCTAAAGGTGATGTTTTCTCATACGATAACAAAACCAGAAACAGTCTTAGAAACAGCCTGACACTTTCTGAGGAAGAAGTTGAAGCTTTGTTGCTTAACAAAACACCTTATGTAGTAAGATTCAAAATGCCTGTTGACAGAGTATTAAATCTTGAGGATATCATTCGTGGAAAGTTCTCTGTAAACACCAATACTTTAGATGATAAAGTTCTGGTAAAGAATGATGGAATGCCAACTTACCATTTCGCCAACATTATTGATGACCACGAGATGGAGATCTCTCACGTCATCCGTGGAGAAGAATGGCTGCCATCTTTAGGGCTCCACACCTTATTATACGAAGCAATGCAGTGGGAAGCACCACAATTTGCACACCTTTCTTTAATTTTAAAGCCTGAAGGAAAAGGAAAACTAAGTAAAAGAGACGGAGATAAATTCGGGTTTCCGGTATTCCCGCTTGATTTCAAAGATCCGGCAACAGGTGTAGTTTCCAAAGGATACAGAGAAAACGGTTATCTTCCTGATGCTTTCATCAATATGGTAGCACTACTAGGCTGGTCTCCGGCAGATGATAAAGAAATTCTTCCATTAGAGGAAATGATTAAGGAATTTGACCTTCACAAAGTACACAAAGCAGGGGCAAGATTCAGCAAAGAAAAATCAGAGTGGTTCAACCATCAGTATATTCAGGTGAAATCTGACGAAGAACTTCTTCAAATCTTGAAAAAAACAGATATTGATTTCGCAGGTGCTTCTGATGAAAAACTGTTGAAAGTAATTCATCTGATGAAAGAAAGAGCAACTTTCCCTAAAGACATTTATGAAAACGGAAAATTCTTCTTTGAAGCTCCGGCTTCATATGATGAAAAAGCCTCTAAAAAAGCATGGAATGATGAAACGTCAGCAATTTTAGCAGAATTGGCGTCAGCTTTTGGATCTACAGACTTTACTGCTGAAACCTTGAAGCATACAATGCATGATTTTGCGGAAAGCAAAGGGCTGGGTATGGGTAAAGTAATGATGCCGCTACGTTTGGCTTTAGTAGGAGAATTGAAAGGGCCGGACGTTCCCGACATTCTGGAAACCCTTGGTAAAGAGGAAAGTACCTCCAGAATAAACAATGCTATAAATAATTTTAAATAG
- a CDS encoding gliding motility-associated C-terminal domain-containing protein, which yields MKRFLLSLVLIFFTINTLFAQRDTEHWIAPYYDSVGGYTNMIYLSTDSPTPIDVTIYNNNTLVTTVTISKGSPQTYKVANNLISTGTSTEAFNVGNKGLYLKAAKPFYCSLRLAQSVHGEVITSKGRAGIGKTFFVATAPNTITSSIQNFTAGVLATEDNTNVTVSWNPTAGVVFINGTPTGNTHSFTLQKGQSFIFAGSGSQSANKTGFIGAKIVADKPVTLTNGSCNANFSTSPSGSDPVLDQSVPVDRLGNTFAMVKTRSTAPTQNMEGGLIVATEDNTEVFLNGGGTSVATLAAGDWYRINETSYVAQGTSGHSNMFISTTKNVYLYQFIGILGSEATNGFNYIPPLNCFLPRKIDEIGKINEMPIGPAGASAVQDIIVKLNILTETGATVMVNDAPVATTDGPYPVTGNSNWVTYGITGVSGNIKITSTKAVTAGINGGFSSAGYGGYFAGFSSIPVIAKKTGECVPGIILELDDGYETYQWYRDGVAIAGATSYTYTPTQSGNYTVKVTMGTCPPVTTPIYKVQTCLKETTQALNACSTKIITPAFTSSTQTVVPSTVIILTPPTKGTAVVNPNGTITYTPNAGYLGPDKIVYKFCGNSVEFTDCEQVTLNLTVVPFIVTDTSIKACWYDVAPYAYFDLTKAKVTDYNAVTKKYYRTLNDLTAGINEITTPDNFPSTGGFVYVKVTTAEGCTANAKIELIVLPIKKSPILVDQYICMDAKTNLDAGPGYDSYQWSTGATTSGIRDVGVGEYTVILGKNGCFLPQTVKVKKVEDPVIQTIEINNNTATVIVSGGKAPLKYAVDGTANWQDSNVFTGLTRGQHTFYVKDFYNCTPTAVEITIPNLLNAITPNGDNVNDYIDYSELAYKENLSFVVYDRYGNMVFTGNKFNNYRWDGKHFDKKLGTGTYWYHINWNESNKEKTPIKYTGWILVKNRE from the coding sequence ATGAAAAGATTTCTACTCAGTCTGGTATTAATTTTTTTTACAATTAATACACTCTTTGCGCAAAGGGATACCGAGCATTGGATTGCTCCTTATTATGACAGTGTCGGAGGATATACCAATATGATATACCTTTCCACTGATTCACCAACTCCCATTGATGTAACCATTTATAACAATAATACTCTAGTTACTACAGTTACCATCAGTAAAGGCAGCCCGCAAACCTACAAAGTTGCCAATAACCTTATCTCAACAGGTACCTCTACTGAAGCATTCAATGTGGGTAATAAAGGACTTTATTTAAAAGCAGCAAAACCTTTCTACTGTAGTTTAAGACTTGCCCAAAGTGTTCACGGGGAAGTAATCACCAGTAAAGGAAGAGCAGGAATTGGAAAAACATTCTTCGTTGCTACGGCTCCCAATACCATTACCAGCAGTATTCAGAACTTTACAGCAGGTGTACTTGCCACTGAAGATAATACCAACGTAACAGTATCATGGAACCCTACTGCCGGAGTAGTATTCATCAATGGAACTCCTACTGGTAACACTCATTCTTTTACATTACAGAAAGGACAATCCTTCATTTTTGCAGGATCCGGATCTCAGTCTGCCAACAAGACTGGTTTTATCGGTGCAAAAATAGTAGCTGACAAACCAGTAACACTTACTAACGGAAGCTGTAATGCCAACTTCTCCACTTCCCCTTCAGGAAGTGATCCGGTTCTGGATCAGTCTGTACCGGTTGACAGACTTGGAAATACTTTTGCAATGGTAAAAACAAGGTCTACTGCTCCCACCCAAAATATGGAAGGAGGCCTTATTGTTGCTACTGAAGATAACACTGAAGTATTTTTAAATGGAGGTGGTACTTCTGTTGCAACACTTGCTGCCGGAGACTGGTACAGAATAAATGAAACCAGCTATGTGGCTCAGGGTACTTCAGGACATTCAAATATGTTCATCTCTACAACTAAAAATGTATACTTATACCAATTTATTGGAATTCTGGGAAGTGAAGCGACCAATGGATTCAACTATATACCACCATTGAACTGTTTCCTTCCGAGAAAAATTGATGAAATCGGAAAGATCAATGAAATGCCTATTGGGCCAGCAGGAGCTAGTGCAGTTCAGGATATTATTGTAAAATTAAATATCTTAACAGAAACCGGAGCTACTGTAATGGTAAATGATGCCCCAGTAGCAACAACAGACGGACCATATCCTGTAACAGGAAATTCTAACTGGGTAACATATGGGATCACCGGAGTAAGCGGAAATATTAAAATCACTTCTACAAAAGCAGTAACAGCAGGTATCAACGGAGGATTCAGTTCTGCAGGATACGGAGGTTATTTTGCAGGATTCTCATCCATTCCTGTAATCGCCAAAAAAACAGGTGAATGTGTACCAGGAATTATTCTTGAATTAGATGACGGATACGAAACCTATCAGTGGTATCGTGACGGAGTAGCTATTGCAGGGGCAACTTCTTACACTTACACTCCTACACAATCAGGAAATTACACGGTTAAAGTAACAATGGGAACATGTCCTCCTGTTACAACACCTATCTATAAAGTACAAACGTGTTTAAAAGAAACAACACAGGCTCTTAATGCTTGTTCTACTAAAATTATTACCCCTGCGTTTACTTCATCCACTCAGACTGTGGTGCCAAGTACAGTAATAATTTTAACGCCTCCTACAAAAGGAACAGCAGTGGTGAATCCAAACGGAACAATCACTTATACTCCAAATGCAGGATATTTAGGACCTGATAAAATAGTTTATAAATTCTGTGGAAACTCAGTTGAGTTTACAGATTGTGAGCAGGTAACACTAAACCTTACTGTAGTACCATTCATTGTAACGGATACTTCTATTAAGGCTTGCTGGTATGATGTAGCTCCTTATGCTTATTTTGATCTTACGAAAGCTAAAGTAACAGATTATAATGCCGTTACTAAAAAATACTACCGTACTCTGAATGATCTTACTGCTGGAATCAATGAAATCACAACACCGGATAATTTCCCTTCAACAGGAGGATTCGTATATGTGAAAGTAACAACCGCTGAAGGATGTACAGCAAATGCAAAAATTGAATTAATTGTACTTCCAATCAAAAAATCTCCGATATTGGTAGATCAGTATATCTGTATGGATGCTAAAACCAATCTGGATGCAGGTCCCGGATATGACTCTTACCAATGGAGCACTGGTGCTACCACTTCAGGTATCAGAGACGTAGGTGTTGGAGAATACACTGTAATACTTGGTAAGAACGGATGTTTCCTTCCTCAGACGGTAAAAGTTAAAAAAGTTGAAGATCCGGTAATCCAAACCATTGAGATCAATAACAATACAGCAACAGTAATTGTAAGCGGAGGTAAAGCACCTCTCAAATATGCGGTTGACGGAACTGCTAACTGGCAGGATTCAAATGTCTTCACAGGTTTAACAAGAGGACAGCATACTTTCTATGTAAAAGATTTTTATAACTGTACTCCTACTGCTGTAGAAATTACGATTCCTAATCTATTAAATGCCATTACTCCTAATGGGGATAACGTAAATGACTATATAGATTACAGTGAGCTTGCTTATAAAGAAAACCTAAGTTTTGTAGTATATGACAGATATGGAAATATGGTATTTACCGGAAATAAATTCAACAACTACAGATGGGACGGAAAACACTTTGATAAGAAACTTGGAACAGGAACATACTGGTATCATATCAACTGGAATGAATCCAATAAAGAAAAGACTCCAATAAAATATACAGGTTGGATTCTTGTCAAAAACAGAGAGTAA
- a CDS encoding T9SS type B sorting domain-containing protein, which yields MKKILSFLFIFYIFTSAFAQLDREHWFAPMVDRTGAPNPYQKLYLSTSRTTPFPVNIYNNNVLIGTVNISKNNPQKFDVLRNYIITTQQTDLFTPTTKGLYLKAEFPFYANLRFSVFNHAEIITSKGIPSTGKTFYAASAPITVSNNILNFMTSVLATEDNTTVTISGYNPAVQFSNGTTGATNPTMTFTLNKGQSYIIDGIGDIAGNFDGFIGSKIISDKPVNVTNGNFNGQYAGNFPSSSDILMDQAVPVNRLGNEFALVKGNGPIGANMEGAVVIATEDNTQIFVNNEIPPVATINAGKYFVIPDSKYILQGNGHYNLYVKTSKNAYVYQILAGDSNSGNETATGGFNFIPALNCYLPKQINELGLINENFVHSNGNPGGILNIPTKLNLITERGAVITVNGANPPAITGPYNMTGTTNWVTYGIPNVTGTITVVSNKAIMAGITAGSDAVGYGGFFAGFPTQPVILQSGVGCIPGIVLTVDPLIYDTYQWYRNGTLVPGATASSITPTLPGNYTCSVTMGSCAPLVTEKFKVLNCTKLSNASYNVCTSQTITPAFSSSSQTPVPGTVAITTAPALGTAVVNPATGIITYTVNTPGTSGTDTFTYTFCGNDPDFPDCETITVTINIQALTVMNTTLSACDINGQGTFNLTTANVTNNSPVTITYYPTLIDAQNENAAALITNTTSYTAPNATIIYAVVKNNIGCKSIAQITLSLFNKAIVLDNYNGIFCDDNLDGTVTLILSNITPIVLNNPNYFTNVRYYANLADANAGNNNTLPNSWSYTATTTIYIRVDSPDGCASVIKPLQFSIGAKVTLITKTVTESVCDDDLDGIKSVNLAQFIPQFTLDPNVTFTFHATLADAQNNVNIVSSPVNITTSQTYYIRFEKNGVCPEAGTLKINIKVPKKSDVLKDKAICPKTTTTLDAGPGFERYLWSTGATTPSITNVAPGSYWVELTFNGCVYKQYVNVTELPLPMITSIEIDGTTVKVGVSGGTPPYEYSLDGVVWQSSNVFYNVPRGAHNVFVRDSKMCEEVKKPFAIINLINTITPNGDGYNEGIDYSALMANDNLVFRIFDRYGAEVFRGTPENRYTWDGRIGGRYVPTATYWYFISWTEYGSSLMVKYSSWLLVKHR from the coding sequence ATGAAGAAAATTCTATCTTTTTTATTTATATTTTATATTTTCACCTCTGCTTTTGCCCAATTGGACCGAGAGCATTGGTTTGCCCCGATGGTAGACAGGACTGGCGCTCCCAATCCTTATCAGAAACTGTATTTATCCACCAGCAGAACAACTCCTTTTCCTGTAAATATTTATAACAATAATGTTCTGATCGGAACGGTAAATATCAGCAAAAATAATCCGCAGAAATTTGATGTATTAAGGAATTATATAATTACTACACAACAGACGGATTTATTTACCCCTACAACCAAAGGGTTATACCTTAAAGCAGAATTTCCTTTTTATGCCAATTTAAGGTTCTCGGTATTCAACCACGCGGAAATCATTACTTCCAAGGGAATTCCTTCTACTGGAAAAACGTTTTACGCAGCTTCTGCTCCTATCACAGTGAGCAACAATATTCTGAATTTCATGACCAGTGTACTGGCCACAGAAGATAACACCACCGTCACCATTTCCGGATACAACCCTGCCGTTCAGTTTTCTAATGGAACCACCGGAGCTACCAACCCTACAATGACATTTACTTTAAATAAAGGACAGTCTTACATCATTGACGGAATCGGGGATATAGCAGGAAACTTTGATGGTTTTATTGGTTCAAAAATTATTTCAGACAAACCTGTCAATGTAACCAATGGAAATTTTAACGGGCAATATGCAGGAAATTTCCCATCCAGTTCAGATATTTTAATGGATCAGGCCGTACCTGTTAACAGGCTTGGAAATGAATTTGCCCTTGTAAAAGGGAACGGACCGATAGGTGCCAATATGGAAGGCGCTGTTGTTATTGCCACTGAGGACAATACTCAGATCTTTGTCAACAATGAAATACCTCCTGTAGCTACCATTAATGCAGGAAAATATTTTGTTATTCCTGATTCCAAATATATTCTTCAGGGAAACGGGCATTATAATTTATATGTCAAAACATCAAAAAACGCTTATGTCTATCAGATTTTAGCCGGAGATTCAAATTCGGGAAATGAAACAGCTACCGGAGGATTCAATTTTATCCCGGCTTTGAACTGTTACCTTCCGAAACAAATTAATGAACTCGGTCTTATTAATGAAAACTTTGTTCATTCCAATGGTAATCCCGGAGGTATTCTGAACATCCCGACAAAACTGAATCTTATAACGGAAAGAGGAGCTGTTATTACAGTAAATGGGGCTAATCCTCCTGCGATAACAGGTCCTTATAACATGACAGGAACTACCAACTGGGTTACTTATGGAATTCCCAATGTAACGGGTACCATTACTGTAGTTTCAAACAAAGCTATTATGGCAGGAATCACCGCTGGAAGTGATGCCGTAGGATATGGAGGCTTTTTTGCCGGTTTTCCTACGCAGCCCGTTATTTTACAATCAGGTGTCGGCTGTATTCCAGGTATTGTTCTTACAGTAGACCCGCTTATCTATGATACTTATCAATGGTACAGAAACGGCACACTTGTTCCGGGAGCTACAGCATCTTCAATCACCCCTACACTACCCGGAAATTATACATGCTCTGTAACAATGGGAAGCTGTGCACCTTTAGTCACTGAAAAATTTAAAGTCCTGAATTGTACAAAACTTTCCAATGCTTCTTACAATGTATGTACTTCGCAGACTATAACCCCAGCCTTCAGCAGCTCATCACAAACTCCTGTTCCCGGCACGGTAGCGATTACAACAGCTCCTGCTCTGGGTACTGCAGTGGTAAACCCTGCTACAGGAATCATTACATATACGGTAAATACTCCCGGTACATCCGGAACAGATACCTTCACTTATACATTCTGTGGAAATGATCCGGACTTTCCGGATTGTGAAACGATAACAGTTACCATCAATATTCAGGCTCTTACTGTAATGAACACAACATTATCTGCCTGTGATATAAACGGACAGGGCACATTCAACTTGACAACTGCCAATGTTACCAATAATTCACCTGTTACCATCACCTACTATCCTACCCTTATAGATGCTCAAAATGAAAATGCCGCAGCATTGATCACCAATACAACATCGTATACAGCACCGAATGCTACCATCATATATGCTGTTGTCAAAAATAATATTGGCTGTAAAAGTATTGCACAAATTACACTATCTCTTTTCAATAAAGCAATTGTTTTGGATAACTACAATGGCATTTTCTGTGATGATAATCTGGATGGAACCGTTACTCTCATCCTTTCCAATATCACTCCTATTGTACTTAATAATCCTAACTACTTTACGAATGTAAGGTATTACGCAAATCTTGCAGATGCCAATGCCGGAAATAACAATACTCTTCCTAACAGCTGGAGTTATACAGCAACCACTACAATTTACATCAGAGTAGATTCTCCGGATGGCTGTGCCTCTGTGATCAAACCTTTACAATTCAGTATAGGAGCTAAAGTAACATTGATTACCAAAACCGTTACGGAAAGCGTTTGTGATGATGATCTGGATGGAATAAAAAGTGTGAATTTGGCTCAGTTTATCCCTCAGTTTACCTTAGATCCCAATGTCACTTTCACTTTTCACGCAACTTTGGCGGATGCTCAGAATAATGTAAATATCGTTTCATCACCTGTTAATATTACAACTTCACAAACTTATTATATCCGTTTTGAAAAAAATGGAGTCTGTCCGGAAGCAGGTACTCTTAAAATCAACATTAAAGTTCCTAAAAAATCGGATGTATTAAAAGATAAGGCTATCTGCCCAAAAACCACTACTACATTGGATGCAGGGCCTGGCTTTGAAAGATATTTATGGAGCACTGGAGCTACTACACCTTCTATCACCAATGTTGCCCCTGGAAGTTATTGGGTAGAGCTTACCTTCAATGGCTGCGTTTACAAACAGTATGTGAATGTTACAGAATTGCCGCTTCCTATGATTACATCTATTGAAATTGATGGAACAACGGTAAAAGTTGGAGTAAGCGGTGGTACCCCGCCTTACGAATATTCTTTGGATGGTGTGGTATGGCAGAGTTCCAACGTATTCTACAACGTACCAAGAGGAGCACACAATGTATTTGTAAGAGATTCTAAAATGTGTGAAGAAGTCAAAAAACCATTTGCCATTATTAACCTGATCAACACGATTACTCCGAATGGAGATGGTTATAATGAAGGAATAGACTATTCTGCTTTAATGGCCAATGATAATCTTGTATTCAGGATCTTTGACCGGTATGGTGCAGAAGTCTTCAGAGGAACTCCGGAAAACAGATACACCTGGGACGGAAGAATAGGTGGAAGATATGTCCCTACAGCAACCTATTGGTATTTTATCAGCTGGACGGAGTATGGCTCTTCTCTCATGGTAAAATATTCGAGCTGGCTGCTTGTAAAGCATCGATAA
- a CDS encoding acetyl-CoA carboxylase carboxyltransferase subunit alpha, whose protein sequence is MEYLSFELPIKELMDQYQTCSLVGEESGVDVKLACSQIEDKILEKKKEIYGNLTPWQRVQLSRHPDRPYTLDYINGMADKGSFLELHGDRNFADDPAMIGGLITLDGQKVMIIGTQKGRTTKERQYRRFGMPNPEGYRKALRLMKLAEKFNIPVVTLVDTPGAYPGLEAEERGQGEAIARNIFEMVQLKTPIFTYIIGEGASGGALGIGVGNKVYMLENTWYTVIAPESCSSILWRNWDHKEDAANALNLTPADALREKFIDGIIEEPLGGAQYDQETTFLNLKSSILQNIKAFSKFTGQELETQRQDKFIAMGQFKG, encoded by the coding sequence ATGGAATATTTAAGTTTCGAACTTCCTATCAAAGAATTGATGGATCAATACCAGACGTGTTCTTTAGTAGGAGAAGAAAGTGGTGTTGATGTAAAATTAGCATGCAGCCAGATTGAGGATAAGATTTTAGAAAAGAAAAAAGAAATCTATGGAAATCTTACACCTTGGCAAAGAGTACAACTGTCCCGCCACCCGGATCGTCCTTACACATTGGATTATATCAACGGAATGGCAGACAAAGGCAGTTTCTTAGAACTTCATGGAGACAGAAATTTCGCTGATGATCCGGCAATGATTGGAGGATTGATTACCCTTGATGGTCAAAAAGTAATGATCATAGGGACTCAAAAAGGAAGAACAACTAAAGAAAGACAGTACAGAAGATTTGGAATGCCAAATCCTGAGGGATACAGAAAAGCTTTAAGACTAATGAAGCTTGCTGAAAAATTCAATATTCCTGTGGTAACTTTAGTAGATACACCGGGAGCATATCCAGGATTGGAAGCTGAAGAAAGAGGACAAGGAGAAGCTATTGCAAGAAATATTTTTGAAATGGTTCAGCTGAAAACGCCTATCTTCACTTACATCATCGGAGAAGGTGCCAGTGGAGGCGCATTGGGAATAGGTGTTGGAAATAAAGTATATATGTTGGAAAATACATGGTATACTGTAATTGCACCGGAAAGCTGTTCTTCTATCTTATGGAGAAACTGGGATCACAAGGAAGATGCAGCCAATGCATTAAACCTTACTCCGGCAGATGCCTTAAGAGAAAAGTTCATCGACGGAATCATTGAAGAACCACTTGGTGGAGCTCAATATGACCAGGAGACTACCTTTTTAAATCTGAAAAGTTCAATTTTACAAAACATCAAAGCTTTCTCCAAATTTACAGGACAGGAGCTTGAAACCCAGAGACAGGATAAATTCATTGCGATGGGTCAGTTTAAAGGATAA